GCAGGGACTTAAACTTCGCCAAGGTCGGCAAGGCAGATTTCAAGGGTGCCAAAGAGGACAAAGAGGGCCATTTCATGGGTTAACGCTCCTGTTTGCGGCCGTCTCCTTGAGGGAAGACGGGCCTTTTTCAGCCAATTTTTCAGTCAGTAAAGCCAGCAGGCTGGGTTCCCATTGAGTCAGTTGCATGTGTTGTCCCGTGTGTAACAAATTGCGGTAATGCTGTTGGGCCAGCGCGGTCATGCCCGCTTCTTCAAGCAGTTGGGCGTTGAGCAATTGGCCATAGCATTGATCCCGTGGCTCAGTTAATTGTTGTTGATGGGCTTCCAGCATGTTCAGTGCCGCGGCCAGTCCCTGTTGCTGGAAACATTGCCAGATAGCGGCCTGATCCGCAGACAGGGAACCCTGCCCCGTTGCCACGCCTTCCGGCGCAAGCCAGTCAAGGGTTTCCGGCGAAATAAACGGACTCATGTCAGAAAAACTTAAGGTTTTCAGTACCGGCAAGCGATCCAAAAAGGCATTGAGCGCATCACGCATGGCCTGTGCAACGTGCCCATAGCCCAATTGCAATGCGGCTTGTGCGGCAATGGCATGGCCATCCAGCCAGTAAGGTGCCAGTGTCAGGCTCTGCTCGATTTGTTGCAGCAATTTATTGTCCGCCGCCGGCAGTCTCGCCAAATAGTCGGCGGTACGATCGGCAGAAGCCGGTGCCAGCGGGGTTTTGCCCGTCGCGTTCGCCATCGGTGCCGCCGTGATGGTGTGCCAGACCGCATGACGGCGCAGGGAATACCCGATCGGTGAGTCGGGATGCCGTTCACACAGCAAATCGGCGACGGTCATCAAGGTCTGCTTCCACGCCTTGTCGCTCGAACTGTTGACGTCAACGTCCGGTATCGGTGCCACTTCACCGCCCTGTGGCGCTGGCGCTGTGGGTTCGGCTGTCGATGCCGGCGCCGGCTTGATTTCCACCGGTACGGCTTCCGGCTGACGGTTATAGCGAATGCGCAGTTGGTCAACGTCTTTGGCCAGTTCGCCTTCATGGGCATGCCAGCATTGGGCGAGGTGTGCCAATGCCCCTTGTGCCTCATCCCGTTCACTTTTGCTTGCCCGTTCAATAAAACTGCCTTGGGCAGCGTCAAAGCGCTTGAGGACTTGCTGGGCCATCCGACGTTTTAACTGGGGTTTGGTCGGCCAACCTTTTTCCCAGTAGTTTTTGACATAATCGGCCAACAGTTCCATGGCGAGGATCAATTCCGCCGGGTTGCCGACATGCTGCAACGTCCGCAGCAGATGCACCACCAGGCGGAAGTCTTTGCTGTTTTCTCTCAATACTTGCAATGCCTGACGCTGTATCGCTTCAACATCCAGCGAGCCATGTGACAGCGAACCAAATTTCATCATTTCGCTGTCAATGTATTCCCAAGTGGGATCGTTATCTGCCAGTCCCTTGCCAATCTGTTCGTCGGACAGAGGTGCCAGCAGGGAGCCGAACCAGTCGAATTGTGTTCTGATGTCCATGTCGATTACCAACGGCAGGCAGCGCGTAATGGCTTCGCGGCCTGCTCCAACTGAGAAATGTTAAAGGTGACCTGACTGCCATTACTGCCCGTCACGCTCATCCGGTCGCTGTTCATCAGGCGCTTGATTTCTTCAATGCCCGGCAAGCCACGGCTGGATTCCCACAAGTAACCCTGTTCCCGCACGAACCATTCCGTCCGGTACTCGGTTCTGTCGGTGGTCACGGTGACCACCCCTGAATCCACGGGCTTAGGCAGTGCCACCTGTAAGCGGGTGATACTGTCAATACAACTCAGCATTAATACCGGGCGCGGCGGTGGTACGCCCAGTGCGGGCGTGGTCAGGATAACGGGGGACGCCCCATTCTCTCCCTGCGTCACCATGAAGCTGGTCGAGTAGTCGGTACGTTTCATCTCCTGCTCCATCGCCTGCCGCCATAAAGGCCCCATATTTTCGATAGGAATGTGTACCGTTTTGAACTTGAGGTTATTCAACGCACGGTCATAGCAGGCCAGCCGGATCAGGGGCGACGGCTCAAAACGGCATTTATGCAGTTCATCTAAATTTTGCTCTTCCTTTACCGTGACCCCTTCCTGAGCTTCGACCCGCTCCGCCAGTGTGGGATCGCCTGCCAATGACGCAAGCAATGAACTGATAATTAAAACAATATTCATAATCTACACCCGTATTTAGCCAGTTTGTAAACCAACGTCCGCTGGGCAATACCCAGACTTTGGGCAATCAATCGGGTGTCGTTACCCAACTGACGCTGACGTTGAACCAACACGGCGCTTTCAAATTCTTCTATGGCCTTTGGCAGATTATCGATATGACTGTAATCCACGGAGATACGGCTGACGGCCGCCGGGTTTTTCGACTCACTCAGGGAAGCCAGCAGTTCATCCAGTTGTTTTTCTTTTTGGCGTTGAACCTGAAATACCTGACGGATTTGGCGTAACTGTCCGCGCAGTTGTTCGAGTTCCTGCAATTTTTTCAGGCGATGCTGCATGACGTGGCAATAGATGCCGAACATGTTTTCATTGTTGATGAAATGCTGGACATGTTCGGCAAAGATGACGATCACACCGCAAGACTGTTCATTGCAGTCAAACAGGGGGATGCCATATAACCCACAGTTATGCGGCAGTTCTGCAACAAACGTGCGGAAGTGAGGATCATCAATGCGTGCCCCGTGATTCAGGGAATCCCAAACAATGGGGGTTCCCTTGCGTAATACCTGTATCAATGGGTTATTGACGTCATCAATATCCACTTGCAACCGGCGTGAACTGGTTTGCTGTGGCTCCGGCAAGTTGTAGCATTCCAACCTGTTCTCGTTAATATTCAGCAGGAAAACCAACAGGGCATCAAAACGCGAGCTCGAGCTATGGCTGACCTGCAAAAAATGGTTAACCAGTTGTTCTATAGTGTCATTTTCCAATAACGCTAACGCGCTTTTCAGCCGCTGTTTCATTATTCTGCCTCCTCAACCTCTGCATGGAATTCGTGTTCAGCCACGCTTAAACGAATAGCCTTGATAGGTGTACCCGCCGCCATTTTCTGCAACAACAGCAGGGAAACCGGTGGAAGCAGGGCACCATCGATGATGGACTCCAACATACGGGCACCATTTTCCGCACGGGTCGCGCGTTGCAGGATCTCTTCGGATACGTCGTCGCTGATGGTGACTTCTGCGTTGAAACGTTGCGTCAGCAGGGTATCCAGTCGAGCCAGTTTGCCCTGAATGATGGTTTTCAGGGTTTCATGACCCAACGGCAGGTAAGGGATCACTTCCATGCGCGCCAACAGGGCGGGTTTGAAGAACGCGGCTAATTCCGGGTAAAGCAGGTCGTTGATCTGCTCCGGCTGCCCGGCATGGTCTACGATGGTTTGATAGCCCAGATTCGATGTCAGGAAGAACACGACGTTTTTACAGTCGATGATGCGCCCTTCCCCATCCGCCAACTCCCCTTTGTCGAACGCCTGATAGAACAAGTTCAGGACGTCAGGGTGCGCTTTTTCCACTTCATCCAACAAAACAACGGAATACGGTTTCTGGCGAATGGCTTCGGTCAGGACACCCCCCTCGCCGTATCCCACGTAACCCGGAGGTGAACCAATCAGACGGGAAACGGTGTGTTTTTCCTGAAACTCGGACATGTTGATGGTGGTGAGGTATTGACGGCCACCAAACATCAATTC
This genomic interval from Xenorhabdus doucetiae contains the following:
- the tssA gene encoding type VI secretion system protein TssA — its product is MDIRTQFDWFGSLLAPLSDEQIGKGLADNDPTWEYIDSEMMKFGSLSHGSLDVEAIQRQALQVLRENSKDFRLVVHLLRTLQHVGNPAELILAMELLADYVKNYWEKGWPTKPQLKRRMAQQVLKRFDAAQGSFIERASKSERDEAQGALAHLAQCWHAHEGELAKDVDQLRIRYNRQPEAVPVEIKPAPASTAEPTAPAPQGGEVAPIPDVDVNSSSDKAWKQTLMTVADLLCERHPDSPIGYSLRRHAVWHTITAAPMANATGKTPLAPASADRTADYLARLPAADNKLLQQIEQSLTLAPYWLDGHAIAAQAALQLGYGHVAQAMRDALNAFLDRLPVLKTLSFSDMSPFISPETLDWLAPEGVATGQGSLSADQAAIWQCFQQQGLAAALNMLEAHQQQLTEPRDQCYGQLLNAQLLEEAGMTALAQQHYRNLLHTGQHMQLTQWEPSLLALLTEKLAEKGPSSLKETAANRSVNP
- the vasI gene encoding type VI secretion system-associated protein VasI — protein: MNIVLIISSLLASLAGDPTLAERVEAQEGVTVKEEQNLDELHKCRFEPSPLIRLACYDRALNNLKFKTVHIPIENMGPLWRQAMEQEMKRTDYSTSFMVTQGENGASPVILTTPALGVPPPRPVLMLSCIDSITRLQVALPKPVDSGVVTVTTDRTEYRTEWFVREQGYLWESSRGLPGIEEIKRLMNSDRMSVTGSNGSQVTFNISQLEQAAKPLRAACRW